The following proteins come from a genomic window of Acomys russatus chromosome 17, mAcoRus1.1, whole genome shotgun sequence:
- the Igfbp6 gene encoding insulin-like growth factor-binding protein 6: MAGDRLPAQPPPMLLILLLAAGTGSALLGCPGCEPGGRNVCRGGCVEEEDTGSPADGCAEAGGCLRREGQLCGVYSPKCAPGLQCQPRENEEAPLRALLVGQGRCQRARVPSEETAKASKPRGGASRPRDTSLRDRQKNPGTSTTPVQPNPGGAEDTEMGPCRRHLDSVLQQLQAEVFRGGGAHGLYVPNCDLRGFYRKQQCRSSQGSRRGPCWCVDPMGQPLPASPDGRGSSHCSARSRG, translated from the exons ATGGCCGGGGACAGGCTGCCGGCGCAGCCGCCGCCGATGCTGCTAATTCTGTTGCTCGCTGCGGGCACAGGGTCCGCCTTATTGGGGTGCCCCGGTTGCGAGCCTGGGGGCCGGAATGTCTGTAGAGGGGGCTGCGTGGAGGAGGAAGATACAGGGTCCCCTGCAGACGGCTGTGCAGAAGCCGGAGGTTGTCTGAGGAGAGAGGGGCAGCTGTGCGGGGTCTACAGCCCCAAGTGCGCCCCAGGACTGCAGTGCCAACCGCGAGAGAACGAAGAGGCGCCTTTGCGGGCGCTGCTGGTTGGCCAGGGCCGCTGTCAACGGGCCAGGGTGCCGTCGG AGGAGACTGCAAAGGCGAGTAAACCCCGTGGAGGTGCCTCCCGCCCACGCGACACAAGCCTCAGAGACCGGCAGAAGAATCCGGGGACCTCTACCACGCCTGTACAGCCCAACCCAGGGGGTGCGGAAGACACTGAGATG GGCCCCTGCCGCAGACACTTGGATTCAGTACTGCAGCAGCTCCAGGCTGAGGTCTTCCGAGGAGGCGGGGCACACGGGCTCTATGTGCCTAACTGTGACCTCAGAGGCTTCTACAGAAAGCAGCAG TGTCGTTCCTCACAGGGGAGTCGCCGCGGTCCCTGCTGGTGTGTGGATCCGATGGGCCAGCCTTTGCCAGCGTCTCCGGATGGCCGTGGAAGCTCTCACTGCTCTGCCAGAAGCAGAGGCTAA
- the Soat2 gene encoding sterol O-acyltransferase 2 isoform X2, with amino-acid sequence MEPKAPQPRRREGLGEERQKGACGEGDTKTHRAPDLVQWTRHMEAVKTQFLEQAQRQLAELLDQAMWEAVQAKPQQNNPPLSTIPDSRSKTRELPPGKRKVFIIRKSLLDELMEVQHFRTIYHMFIAGLCVLIISTLAIDLIDEGRLMLEFDLLIFSFGQLPLALMTWVPMFLSTLLVPYQTLRLWARPRAGGAWMLGAGLGCALLAAHTAVLCILPVHVAVKRQLPPASRCVLVFEQVRFLMKSYSFLRETVPGVFCVRGKGICAPSFSSYLYFLFCPTLIYRETYPRTPSIRWNYVAKNFAQALGCVLYACFILGRLCVPVFANMSREPFSTRALLLSILHATGPGIFMLLLIFFAFLHCWLNAFAEMLRFGDRMFYRDWWNSTSFSNYYRTWNVVVHDWLYSYVYQDGLWLLGRRARGVAMLGVFLVSAVVHEYIFCFVLGFFYPVMLMLFLVVGGLLNFTMNDRHRGPSWNVLMWVLLFLGQGIQVSLYCQEWYARRHCPLSQTTFWGLVTPRSWSCHP; translated from the exons ATGGAGCCAAAGGCACCCCAGCCTCGGAGGAGAGAAgggctgggagaggagaggcagaaaggagCCTGTGGAGAAG GAGACACTAAGACGCACAGAGCCCCAGACTTGGTGCAATGGACCCGACATATGGAG GCTGTGAAGACCCAGTTTCTGGAACAAGCACAGAGGCAGTTGGCAGAGCTGTTGGACCAGGCCATGTGGGAGGCTGTGCAAGCTAAGCCCCAACAAAACAACCCTCCTCTCTCCACCATCCCAGATTCCAGGAGCAA GACCCGGGAGTTGCCCCCTGGGAAACGCAAAGTTTTCATCATCCGCAAGTCGCTGCTCGA TGAGCTGATGGAGGTGCAACACTTCCGAACCATCTACCACATGTTCATCGCAGGCCTCTGCGTCTTGATCATCAGTACCCTGGCCATTGACCTCATTGACGAGGGCAG GCTGATGCTGGAGTTCGACCTCCTCATCTTCAGCTTCGGACAGCTGCCCTTGGCGCTGATGACGTGGGTTCCTATGTTCCTGTCCACGCTGCTAGTGCCCTACCAGACCCTGCGGCTGTGGGCCAGGCCGCGCGCCGGGGGCGCATGGATGCTGGGGGCCGGCCTGGGCTGCGCGCTGCTGGCCGCCCACACCGCCGTGCTCTGCATCCTCCCGGTTCACGTGGCGGTGAAGCGCCAGCTCCCGCCCGCCTCGCGCTGCGTGCTGGTCTTTGAGCAG GTCAGATTTCTGATGAAAAGCTACTCCTTCCTGAGAGAGACAGTGCCTGGAGTCTTCTGTGTCAGAG GAAAAGGTATCTGCGCCCCCAGTTTCTCCAGCTACCTCTACTTTCTCTTCTGCCCTACACTCATCTACAGAGAGACATACCCCAG GACACCCAGCATCAGGTGGAACTATGTGGCCAAGAACTTCGCCCAG GCCCTGGGCTGTGTGCTCTATGCCTGCTTCATCCTGGGCCGCCTCTGTGTCCCGGTCTTTGCCAACATGAGCCGGGAACCCTTTAGCACCCGTGCCTTGCTGCTCTCCATCCTGCACGCCACAGGGCCAG GCATCTTCATGCTGCTCCTCATCTTCTTCGCCTTCCTGCACTGCTGGCTCAACGCCTTCGCCGAGATGCTGCGATTCGGAGACAGGATGTTCTACCGG GACTGGTGGAACTCCACTTCCTTCTCCAACTACTACCGGACCTGGAACGTGGTGGTCCACGACTGGCTGTACAGCTATGTGTATCAAGACGGGCTGTGG CTTTTGGGCAGGAGGGCCCGCGGGGTGGCCATGCTGGGAGTGTTCCTGGTGTCCGCGGTGGTGCATGAATACATCTTCTGCTTTGTCCTGGGCTTCTTCTACCCCGTCATGCTCATGCTCTTCCTCGTGGTCGGGG GACTGCTGAACTTCACCATGAACGACCGTCACAGGGGTCCATCCTGGAACGTCCTGATGTGGGTCCTGCTCTTCCTGGGCCAGGGCATCCAGGTCAGCCTGTACTGCCAGGAGTGGTATGCTCGGCGACACTGTCCCTTGTCCCAG ACAACGTTCTGGGGGCTGGTGACACCTCGATCTTGGTCCTGCCACCCGTAG
- the Soat2 gene encoding sterol O-acyltransferase 2 isoform X1, with protein MEAVKTQFLEQAQRQLAELLDQAMWEAVQAKPQQNNPPLSTIPDSRSKTRELPPGKRKVFIIRKSLLDELMEVQHFRTIYHMFIAGLCVLIISTLAIDLIDEGRLMLEFDLLIFSFGQLPLALMTWVPMFLSTLLVPYQTLRLWARPRAGGAWMLGAGLGCALLAAHTAVLCILPVHVAVKRQLPPASRCVLVFEQVRFLMKSYSFLRETVPGVFCVRGKGICAPSFSSYLYFLFCPTLIYRETYPRHLHAAPHLLRLPALLAQRLRRDAAIRRQDVLPGAAWTGDQLSAVAGEVDQGSQGKRVGVDWWNSTSFSNYYRTWNVVVHDWLYSYVYQDGLWLLGRRARGVAMLGVFLVSAVVHEYIFCFVLGFFYPVMLMLFLVVGGLLNFTMNDRHRGPSWNVLMWVLLFLGQGIQVSLYCQEWYARRHCPLSQTTFWGLVTPRSWSCHP; from the exons ATGGAG GCTGTGAAGACCCAGTTTCTGGAACAAGCACAGAGGCAGTTGGCAGAGCTGTTGGACCAGGCCATGTGGGAGGCTGTGCAAGCTAAGCCCCAACAAAACAACCCTCCTCTCTCCACCATCCCAGATTCCAGGAGCAA GACCCGGGAGTTGCCCCCTGGGAAACGCAAAGTTTTCATCATCCGCAAGTCGCTGCTCGA TGAGCTGATGGAGGTGCAACACTTCCGAACCATCTACCACATGTTCATCGCAGGCCTCTGCGTCTTGATCATCAGTACCCTGGCCATTGACCTCATTGACGAGGGCAG GCTGATGCTGGAGTTCGACCTCCTCATCTTCAGCTTCGGACAGCTGCCCTTGGCGCTGATGACGTGGGTTCCTATGTTCCTGTCCACGCTGCTAGTGCCCTACCAGACCCTGCGGCTGTGGGCCAGGCCGCGCGCCGGGGGCGCATGGATGCTGGGGGCCGGCCTGGGCTGCGCGCTGCTGGCCGCCCACACCGCCGTGCTCTGCATCCTCCCGGTTCACGTGGCGGTGAAGCGCCAGCTCCCGCCCGCCTCGCGCTGCGTGCTGGTCTTTGAGCAG GTCAGATTTCTGATGAAAAGCTACTCCTTCCTGAGAGAGACAGTGCCTGGAGTCTTCTGTGTCAGAG GAAAAGGTATCTGCGCCCCCAGTTTCTCCAGCTACCTCTACTTTCTCTTCTGCCCTACACTCATCTACAGAGAGACATACCCCAG GCATCTTCATGCTGCTCCTCATCTTCTTCGCCTTCCTGCACTGCTGGCTCAACGCCTTCGCCGAGATGCTGCGATTCGGAGACAGGATGTTCTACCGGGTGCGGCCTGGACCGGGGACCAGCTGAGCGCCGTAGCTGGGGAGGTTGACCAAGGGTCCCAAGGGAagagggtgggtgtg GACTGGTGGAACTCCACTTCCTTCTCCAACTACTACCGGACCTGGAACGTGGTGGTCCACGACTGGCTGTACAGCTATGTGTATCAAGACGGGCTGTGG CTTTTGGGCAGGAGGGCCCGCGGGGTGGCCATGCTGGGAGTGTTCCTGGTGTCCGCGGTGGTGCATGAATACATCTTCTGCTTTGTCCTGGGCTTCTTCTACCCCGTCATGCTCATGCTCTTCCTCGTGGTCGGGG GACTGCTGAACTTCACCATGAACGACCGTCACAGGGGTCCATCCTGGAACGTCCTGATGTGGGTCCTGCTCTTCCTGGGCCAGGGCATCCAGGTCAGCCTGTACTGCCAGGAGTGGTATGCTCGGCGACACTGTCCCTTGTCCCAG ACAACGTTCTGGGGGCTGGTGACACCTCGATCTTGGTCCTGCCACCCGTAG